Below is a genomic region from Medicago truncatula cultivar Jemalong A17 chromosome 3, MtrunA17r5.0-ANR, whole genome shotgun sequence.
tatttttattaaattttactcATAATTTCCATTCCAACGGCCTGTTTTAGGGGattttgttttgagaaatgatatttgtacaaccattttggtataatttttatacaactttctctctcatattcatattatgtttttattctctatcttcatttttctctctctattgtttttgatcaatgagaagagagaacaatAAAATTGTCTCAAAGGTTGTATCAAAATGATTCTTAAAATATCACTGCTTTTTGTTTTGTAGCTTCCTGATAACATGTTATTTTGCTATTAGTTATGTTTTATCTAATAAATTAATATctttatttatagtttatttgcattttaccacattttccttttgttttcaaTAAATATACAATTCAAGAGGAATATGAGGAAATAGTATAAAAAGATGGAAAACACTTCAAAGAAGTGGAAAATTGCTCAAGTCATGGAGCAATGAAGACCTTTTTCAATGACCAAGAAGTAGAAAATTGTTCAGAAACACTTGTGGCATTAAGTTCCAAAACCATCACCAAAGAAGCAAGGAAGCCAAGAGATCAAAGCCTTAATTTTGGTGGCTATTACGACCATCTAAACCAGGGGTTACGACCGTAAAAACCTTATGACTTTAATTTTGTTGGTTTCTCTTTGTAGAAATTGTAATATCACCtgtaaatgtcaatgataaagCCTTGTACGCTTAAACTATAAATAGGGAAATCCTAAGAATGATTTCTCACCAATTGCATCATAGAAAACTCTTGTAATTTTTCTTGTTATTTCAATAAAGTTTTctgtttttaattctttttttgtttcttttaggAAGCTCATCAATGTGACGAGTAAGCAGTCTTTGTTCATACTTGGGATCATGGAAATTAGTCCTatgataaattttatgtaatctctttcttttcttttgctgTGGGAATTTAAAATCCTAATCTAGCCTtagtgttttaaaaaaaatatataccaagGTCTTCAAGCATGAAAATAGCCTAAATATTTTCAGGATAAAATAGGTATTGGGGCTCAACGAGTCTTACCGACATAGAAACCATGAGAATAAGGAGCTATATTGATAAGTAAgttcttttgttatttgaaaGAGAATAGTTGATATTTTAGAGTTCTCTCAACCTTAGGCAATGAAATCCATTGATTCCAacatgattttataaattatattttcaaaacttaaattaATCATCAAACTCTCTTAAAATATAAGTATTAGCAAACTTATTATTAATAGATGACACacacaaaaaccataaaaattATCATGGTATATAGgtacatgaaaaataaattaatcaacaaataataacttataaattgaaatatatgaAGTAATTATaataggagaaaacttaggtacaattccttaggtgctttttgtatggttcttaactaaaaatacatattttttggatataacaaactttgagaaaattatggatatgaagaaatcatggtgaatttagttaagaactatacgaaaagcacctaaggaattgtacttAAGATTTCtcctttttcataaactattgttattttatccatctaacaaaaataaacgattgtttttcttttttgacatatGATAAATTTCACTTAACAATGTTAAATATCGTAAGAGAGTGTTTTATCGATGAGTACAATCCTAATCGACTTGAAAGAtaagattaaatttatatagtcaGACACACATAATATTTGATTTACGTCTTTATCATTTATCTGTCCATACTCGACTCGAAAGATTAATCTCGACAGTTTTgggataataataaataaaatttatgattcagtagttattgttttttgtttcctttgtcAAACCCATAGATATTTCTCTCATGCCGTCGCTTCCCCAACAACACCCTTCAACGATTCCTTCTCCAAAATCTCAACCAATCTTCGACCCCGTTTTCCTCTGATTCATCCTTAATCTCAAAACCCAGATCcttgttttctcccaacaaAAATCAATGAAGAATTCTcgaaaaaagaagaagcaaaaacctccaaaaaaaatggaagaaaacaaAGAATCTTCAAAAGGGGTTATCGAAAACCAACAACAAGAGACAAAAAACAAGGTTTTAGCATCATTGGTTGAAGCTTTTTCATTGTCTTCAATGGAAGAAGCAGTTATGGCTTATGATGTTGCAAAGGGTGATGTAAACAAAGCTTCTGAGATCTTAAGCAGAGGTTTGGGTATGGTGGAGAACGTTGAATACCCTTTTTCTTCGTCTTCTTCGTGTAGTGGTGGTAGCACTAGCAATGGTTTTTCTTCTGGGTTGGATTTGGCTTCGACTTCGGGTTCTTCGGGTTCTTCAGATGGGTTTGTGGAGCAGGTTTGTGGGGAGGATGTGGTTGGGTTTAAAGGGGGAAGCAGcagaagcagaagaagaagattgTTGCGGCGACGGGAACTGTTTCAACGATTTTGGGGAATGAATATGTGAGGAGGAATGGtgggaggaagaagaagtttGGAAATGAGGTGGTTGGTAATGAAGAGGCTGAGCAGTTTTTGTATTCCATGCTTGGGAATGATTGTGATCTTAACTTGGCTGTTGTTAGAGATGTTCTTTGTGAGTaatttggttttgtgtttttgttttgttatgtgtttttctttttcagctTTACTTTTGTTGTTTAGATTTGTTGACTAtagaaaagtagaaaacaaatTACTACATGCCACCCATTGCGGGCCTACATGACACGGCTCGAGGGATTAGCCTCTGCAGTTGCGTGCAAAAGAAAACTGATTCAGAACAAAAAAGatgttttacaattttttttagtttatttatttatgttttcaattttgttcttcaaatttcaaaaccatTATCATATCCATATTTCAATAATTTGATGTAATTTTTTAGAAGTTAATTAGTTGGAaccaaatatggtttatgatagaacaatATGGCGtaacttggttgttgttgttgtaatttttttagtcaaaaataTTGATTGTCTTTTGAGTTTAAAGTTTcaaacttattattattattattattcaagtttCAAGCCAAATGATTGAAGGAAGTTTGAAATTGGTAGCGACATAGGAATGTCAAAGAAAACCATGCGGAGAATGGTTAAAAATTTGGATTTAAATGGTTTGTCATTAGACCTGATTCATGACAGTATTAAGCTTGTTCGTGATAGGCCACATCAGATCAACAGTTAAATTTGCTAGTCTGGTGTGGGAGAAGTAGTATTGTCAAATCACGGaaatagtggtttgttcaaattccgctatgctACCATGATATAGCCTCTATTTACAACATTTTTGTACTAAACAGCGTATTGGGGAACAATAGCAATCTGTTCAAATTCTACTCTGCTATATAGCTACAAAGCCGGCTATAGCCGCTATTCGACAACACTTGGAAGTATGATGAAGTTTAATAGACTTGATAAATTCAATCGTTGATCTGATGTGGTTTATCATTAAAAGTCAACCCATATGACAGTATTTGATTTATGTAGTCCATTCCACCTAGTTGGAAAGAACTTTTATTCACGTTGCTTTGATGTTATATGGAACTAGAAACTTATCTTTTTCTTAAAGTGCATTGGTATTACTTTTAGTCATTGCTTATGCTTAAAAGCAAGACATTGATACTAGTTCATGGCGTTATTAATTATAATGTGTTTTGACCATTATTTTGGTTTGTTGCTTGACTTTGGAATTTTTCTTTGTATGCAGGTCAATGCGGATATGATGTTGAAAAGGTATATTGAAGTCTGAAATTGTACTTCACACTAATCCTTTCTTGATGTTCATATATCATTCTCAATTCTTAATATTGCActcattatttttaatcaaagtgCTATTTTCGTAGATATAATTGaaactcaaaacaaaaaaaaaattaaaatgaaaacaacactACATTTTTTGTGCTTCTTTCTTATTTGCCTTTTTCTGCGTTTGTATGAAACTGCTAATCTGCTATTTTGTTTCTCCGTACATTGGTAATTACCTATTGTTATTCAGGTTGTACCTTCTTTAAATTTCATGGACAGATTTTTATCCAATTGTATAGTTAATTTGTAACTTAATTGCATTGAAGTCTATATACATAGAAATAGAAAAGTATTGGTGTCTGAAACATATCCAATACCCATACATGTCATAGTATATTGTTGCCGATAAACGACTCATCATTGAGAGTGGtgtttcttttactttctttttaccCTTTTACTTTCAGTTGACTGTGTGTTGTGTGTTGGAAGACAGAATCTTCCATGCTATTGTTCTTGCATGTGATCTTGCCTCTCAAGTTTGGTGTAAGGTGTTTCGGTGGCTTGGTCTGGTGATCACAATTCCCTCgaatttgttcattttatttGAATGACTGGCCGGTAGTAAGAAATTATGGAAGGGGTTTCGGTTTATTTGACATGCAACTCTCTGGTCAATTTGGAAGGCAAGGAATGGTTAGATCTCCGAAAACCAGGAATGTGACCCCAACGAGGTGGTAGATGAGATAAAAGTGAGTAGATTGAAGATATGTCATTGTCTTTGCTATGAATGGACTTGGGTTCCTCGCAATTGTTTGGTGAGGTAAAGTTTTGGCTGTGGTTTTGTCGGGTGCGGAGTTTGAGTGATGGCTGGTTTTTCTACAGTTCCTACTTATCAACTGTCGGCGTCGATCATTTCTTTTGGTGCCGTTAAGTTGTAGTTTCCTCTGCAGTTCGGTTGTTTGCAGACTTTTGATGTGGTTTCGGCCCCTATTTCCTGGCTGTTCTGCGTTTCTGGATTAGGTTGCTGCAGTTTTTTGTCGGGTCTGTTTTGGCCTTGCTTTGGTGGTAGTTGAGGTTATTTTCCTGTATTTAAGGTGGTTGGAGTTTGAAATGCACGGACATAACTTTAGCGCGTATCGGTTCACTAGTTACGAGGCTGCTTGTTTGTAGCTGTGGGGAAATTTTTTCTGGTTTTTTCGTGTTCTGATTTCTGCTTTCTCTGCTGTATGTGAACACAGTTTTTAACACCTGTTTTGATTTCCAGACCGTGTATAATTTGTGCACTGGTTTGCGTTGATTAATAAATGACTTAAATaccactttggtcccttaacttatgtAAATTGAGGCAACTTGGTCCCTCAATAGATGGATATGATAatatgttttcataagttaagggaccaagtTATTTTAACTTgcataattaagggaccaaattggtCAGTTTTGAAGTAAAGGGATGAAATTGAACTTTTAAAatgagttaagggaccaaagaggtatttaagccttaataaaattatttgctgttcaaaaaataaaataaaatatgtgccACAATAAAACTTCTTGCTCATTCCAAATATTTCCGTATCCCTGTATCTATGTCGTATCGTACTATGTATCCGGGCTTGTTAGTTTGTTTTGCATCTTCATAGGTGTTTTAGAATGCTGCAGTGAtcaaatcatgtttttcttttacgTTCTTTTTAcccttttaattatttgttgccATTACATCGTATGTACCACAAAAAAACTTGTCACTCGTTTGCTTCTCTTGACCACCCAGGGCTTGGGATTATACACACCGCTGGGTAATTTTTGCTCTGTTTAGTGTGTACACTGTTGCTGAGTTGTTGCTGTATTTGGTTCATCTGCTTCACTGTTCTGTTTCACACATTTTCTGCATGTCCTTATTTTATTGCTCATGCTCCCTTTTAGGGCTTACTCTTTAGTCCATCTGTGGAGTTACTATGGTTGTAGAGTAGCAGTGTTCTGAGATGCAGAATTTCGTCACTGTTACTCATTATTTGCCTTGTTTGCACTGCAGTTCTCGCTCCCTTTTTGCTGTTGTTATGCTGACAAGTGActtttgtgtgtttgtgtgtggtGTATACGTATATAATGTAGTTTAACGTATCTTGTCCGTGTCAATTTAAATAGTATTTCCGTATCCCTGTATCTATGTCGTATCGTACTATGTAATCGACCAACTGGGCTTCTTAGTTTGCTTTGCATCTTCATAAGTATTTTAGAATGCTACACTGATCAAATCAAGTTGTGCTACTTTTGTAAAATGAATAgctatgattatgattttccagGCCATGGATGTATTGCTTGACTTGGCTGCGAATGAGCGATCCAGTAATGATAGAAATTCTGATTACAAAGTAGACAACATGGACGGTACGAGATTCCTTGTTGATTATGATCATAATGATAGTGTAAGTGTTGGTAtagattcttttttattattgtttccAAATTTACTCTGGTTTTAAAATTTAATCGGTCACTCGTTCTCTTATGAAATAGATAAACCAGGTACTTAATTTTGGATTGTTTATTGTTGGAAGTACTTTAACTTCTCTATCTACATCTCCTCACAGTACATGGTATTAATTGTCAAAATTTGTCACAGTTGATAGATAGAAGATCAGAGTGCACATCTCTTTCATCGGAAGGTGACTTTTCTGATAATATATGGGGTCTGGGATCTTTTGGCAGGTAAATAGTGTCAATATGCTAGCCATAGTACAGTGTTGATACCCTTCGCATTTTTCTCTCCCTCTTGTCACCTCCttcccaaaaataaaactattttgataaatgatttaataGGGATGGAAGCAAGATTGGgctaaaaaaattgtgtactcCTGTATGCGCtctaatacaaataaaattggTATAAGATTATTTTCATGTAGTCATTACTAATAGTTCAAACCTCATTATCAGTATCACTGTTGCACTGAAATAACAACaatgacaaaaaaacaaattgtccATTAGTTGACTATCCtcgtattctttttttttgtatttgaatATAACCTTTTCCTAATCAAGGATCTTGGTATATAGAACCTAACTCGACTAGCTTAGTTGTTTATTGGTTTAGGAATTATGCGGAGGTCCTCACTAGTTCTAAAGCTAATTCTCATATTAGCCCAGGATGTACAAAGTTAGAACTTCCTCAGAAGGTGTTAGAGTCCTTGTTTAACATTCCCAAAAGCTCTGAACATGACAAAGGTACCACGGATTGGAGAAACATAGCAAAGAAAATGCAGTCTTTGGGTCCTGGTTTTGATGGTCGTCCAAATGTTGCAGAACCTCAGCAGCGTCCTCGCAGTATGTCAATTTGGAAATTATTTTTCTTGCATCTACTTGCTCTTCGTAAACAGTATTCATTTATTTGTGCTTATCTAATGAAGTTTTTACCCCTCATATTATGAGGAATAGAAAAGTTCCATCCAATCATAATACAGTGCATGTACTTctatattcacattttttgagtttttccGATTATCTTTCTTTTTGTATGCTTGAATTTGATGGTTTCCTTTGATGTTATCAAATTGAATCATGTCTATTCATTCACTTATTTTACTTTTCTGGTTTGTAGCTAAAGGAGAGGAATATCACGCCTTTAGGCAAGATGCAAGACAGCAGTGGGATTCAGTGAAAGGTTACTTTCAGAAAGTAAGTTCACATTTTATCTTTTCCTTAGATTTTAGCTTTCTGTTCCTCAAGCCAGTTGATTTGGAGTTCAGATGTCAGTTCAGCATATGATAGGGTTGACAATTTTGCAGGCTGCAACTGCATATACTAATGGAGATCGAGGATATGCCGCCTATCTTTCTGATCAGGTTCATGATTTTTTGTCTGTAAAAAATCTGATACTTTATTTTGCACTTGGTTGTTGGGATGCTTGTTCATattaattatcttttaaaaCCAACGCTTTCTCAATTCTTCTATATATTGGTTTTTCCCCCTTCTATCTATGCTCCTGTAGTTATATATAaagtgtttgttttaaaatgtgACGTGATCCAAGTATGATTATGTGTTGTTCATTCTTTTTCAGTGTCCATTGTTTTATAGAATAACGTTCcagataatgtttttttttttggttttggggTAAAACATTAACTACTCTACTTTATGGTTTTGGGCCATGGAGGTGGATCTACCTTGTTATAATATGCTAACTATTTCTGTTTGGTTAGGGTAAAGAGCAAACTAAAATAGCTCAGAAAGCAGACACTAAGGCAAGCCATGACATATTTGTTGCTAGGTTGGTCGGTTTCTTTAGCTTGACTGAAATTTTATTCTCTTCCTTAAGATTCTGTCAAAAAGAAATAGAGAACAAAGATTGCAGAACTCCCCTATTCACATTTTCCTTACCCATTATTTATTATTGCCTGTTTTAACCTATTGTTAGTGGTATGCAGAAACAAGGATATAGAAAATGTGATAACTATTGATTTGCATGGGCAGCATGTGAAACCAGCAATGAGAATGCTGAAACTTCACCTTCTGTTTGGATCATATGTTCCTTGTAAGCATTTTCTAAGCATCTAGCTTCTCACATTTTCCTTTCTCGGGACATTTAGACTAAAATGGCGTTGCTTATTGAATTGTATTTGCATTTTCTCACTTTAACTAATTGTCTTTTTATGTCTACTTTAGCTGTTCAGATGATAAGGGTCATCACAGGATGTGGATCACATGGTTTTGGGAAGTCCAAGCTGAAACAATCGGTACGATTTAATCCACCCCCTTctatacaaatattttatgcTCCGATATATATGGCAACATAatgtttgatttatatatacacAGTGGCTTAGGGTTTCAGAACTTCTGTTACAAGAATTTTGACTaatgttttatatttgaattaatACTTACTTCGTTGGAAATTTCGGCTTCATTATGGTCTGCTCCGCCCCCTAGACACCTTATTACGACATTTGGGTTGCCTacattgcagcctccaacaccttctCTGTGTTGGGTGTGAAGGGGTGGGTTTAGCACCACATTGCCTAGAGACATGACCTTTGTAGTGTTTATAAACCTTGGGCAGCTTTCACCTTACTAGCCGGTTTCGTTaggttgagttaggcccaaACCAAATTCTGTGATGGTATTAGAGCCTATCTTAGATTTGTTGTTGGGCTTCCCGCGTCGTCTACGGTTCAGGCTAATTGTGGCCTGGATGTGAGGCAGTATGTAGGAAATTTTTCCTTCATTGTGGTTCACCCCTAGCTGCCTAGTTATGGAATTTGGGTTTCCTTCATTGTAACCTTCAACACCTCTGCCTAGTGTTAATAAAGCTTACCTTACAAACtggttttgtaaggttgagttgAGTGAGGCCCAAacccaaattaatttttttttttttaaaacctaaaaacttgttttttgaaGGGAACAAAATTGTTCTATATGATGATTCCTTATGATTTGCTTGATGCAGGTTACTAAACTTTTAGATAAGGAGTCAATTGAATGGAGAGAAGAGAACCGAGGAACTGTGTTGATCAAACTCGACGGCTGGAGAGAGTATAACTTTCTGGATGCTGATAGTGATAGCGATAGTGATTGATTGAGCTTATTGCATATAAGCTAATTGCAGGTTTATTAACTGTTTGTGTCTGTACCAAGTTTAGATTACTAATTTGGGATTTATATTAAGTTAGAGCTGTGACATTGACATATACATTAGGTATTTTGGCCAAGCTTTTTGCCTGTTGTAACTTTAAGCAACATAAATCTTGGCACATTTAGGGTGTATCATACCTCCCATAGAGCATGTAACTCTATTTTAGTTCTCAAGTGCTTGTCTAGATTTGCATATTCCTAGGGTAGTAGGCCAATGCCTAAAAGAATCTTAAGATGTTATTGGTGTTGTACCTACATGAAtgtgtgcattttattttaaattcctggttatttttttcttcctaatttCTCCGCACAACATATTACTTTGATAATTCCTAGGGTGTGCTTGTTGCAATGTAGGGTTGTCGACTGATCCACACAACACTTTGTTACAAAACTGGCCGATCCTTTGT
It encodes:
- the LOC25490868 gene encoding SMR domain-containing protein At5g58720, whose translation is MEENKESSKGVIENQQQETKNKVLASLVEAFSLSSMEEAVMAYDVAKGDVNKASEILSRGLGMVENVEYPFSSSSSCSGGSTSNGFSSGLDLASTSGSSGSSDGRGKQQKQKKKIVAATGTVSTILGNEYVRRNGGRKKKFGNEVVGNEEAEQFLYSMLGNDCDLNLAVVRDVLCQCGYDVEKAMDVLLDLAANERSSNDRNSDYKVDNMDGTRFLVDYDHNDSLIDRRSECTSLSSEGDFSDNIWGLGSFGRNYAEVLTSSKANSHISPGCTKLELPQKVLESLFNIPKSSEHDKGTTDWRNIAKKMQSLGPGFDGRPNVAEPQQRPRTKGEEYHAFRQDARQQWDSVKGYFQKAATAYTNGDRGYAAYLSDQGKEQTKIAQKADTKASHDIFVARNKDIENVITIDLHGQHVKPAMRMLKLHLLFGSYVPSVQMIRVITGCGSHGFGKSKLKQSVTKLLDKESIEWREENRGTVLIKLDGWREYNFLDADSDSDSD